Within Claveliimonas bilis, the genomic segment GAGACTGTTGTCAATGTCATCGCTGGCGCTGGTGCAGAAGGGGATGATCGTCTTACCTGAAAAATCGTTCTCTGCAAGAAAAGTCGCAATCATAGCCGGAGCTTCATCCCACCAAATCGGATAGGAAACCGGAGGTCGTTTTCCCCAGCCCTTGATTTTACTGAGCTTAACGGTATACAAAAGTGTGTTTTGTGTTTCCACATTCCCCAGAATAGTTATTCCAGGAACCCAATCTCCAGCAGTTCCTGAGCAATCTCTCTACTCTTCACTCTCATCAAACCATCTTCTTCCTTTGCATTAGACAGCAGATTCACACTTCCATACCAGACGATTTCTCTGTCAATCAAAGCAAAATGTTCATGCATCCCCGTCTTCTCCAGCACAGTCACTCCCGATTCTATCAGTTCGGTAATCAGTCCTTTCGTCTTTTCAATTCGCTGTTGTGGGTAATTGTCCGCCGACAGCGTCAGTAGTGTGATCTTCACACCGCTATCATGTCGTTCTTCCAAAGTTTTTAAAATTCTGTGTACCCCCTTTACACCGATTCCAGGGCTGGAAATCACAATCTCCGTATCGGCTTGCGCCACATCTCTTTCAAATACAGACGTATAGGATTCGCTGTCAAATATGGCATTAGTCTCCTGCTTTTTCTCTGCCTCATTCATAACGATCTCATATCCGATCTTCTTATATACTCTCAGTCTTTTATAATACATTTTATCCAATACACGGATATGCGCATCCACATAGTCATATATGATGACCTTCCGTTTGCCTTCATAATCCCTGTGTAGTCTTCCGGAATACTGCTCCACATTCCCCTGCCAGGCAATGGGAGTTGTCAGCATCATTGTGTCTAGCCTTGGGTAGTTAAAACCTTCTCCGATATATTGTCCGATGGCAACAAGAACCATTGATTCATTTACCGGAACATTTTTCATATTCTCACGGATCTGCTCGTTTTCCTTTCTGCTTCTGCCGCCTTTAAGCAGGAATATATGATCCGCCTTATCCCGGAGCATAGCAAGCAATATATCTGCATGATCTCTGAATTTTGTCAAAACGAGTGGAGTCCTGCCTTGCCTCAGACATTCTTCTACATCAGATATAATTTGCCTGTTTCTCACATCACTGCCGCGCACTGCGGCATATGCTTCATTGATCTTCCAGTCCTGTCCTGTAGTATTGATCAGCCTTGTAAATCTCGGATATACATAATGCGCAATTCCCTGAAGTTTCACTTTATCTTTTGCGCTGAAACGGTATCTGACTGGTCCGATCTGCATAAATATTTTTTGTTCCTGTCCGTCATCCCGTTTGGGAGTTGCGGTCAGGCCATAAACATATCTGGCAGAGACTTCTTTCACTACTGCCTCTGCGGTATCCGATGCACAGTGATGACATTCATCTATGAGTACCATTCCATAATCCTTCACAACTGTATCAATATTTCCAGGTTTTCCAAGAGGTGATATCATCACCACATCAATAATCCCTGTCATGGAATCATGTCCTGCATAGCGGGTTCCGATCACACTTTTTCTCCGTTTCACACGCCCCTTCGGCGTCGTGTACTCAGGCGGTTCTTCGTTAATATCAAGGAATTTCTGAAGATCTTCCACCCAGTTATTCATAATTTCCTTATTATGTACCAATATAAGAGTATTCATCTTTCTTGCTGCAATCAGATATGCACCTACTGCTGTTTTTCCAAAGGCGGTCGCTGCATGCAGGATTCCATTTTCATACCGCAGCATTTGTTCTGACGCTTTTCTTTGCTCCGGATAAAGTTCCGCAGAAAAATCCACACAGATACTCTTTCCTTTTTGTCTCTCATCACTGACCTCATACGGGATTCCTGCTTCCTTCAGCTTTTCTGACAGGATTTCCCTGAGGCCTCGTGGAATGCGGATGTAATCATCAAACTCTTCAAAACATGCCACAATCCTCGGGTTATCTCTGTTAGAGAACCCCATCGCGTGATTTTTATAATATTGAGGATTGCTATACGCAGCCATACGACGTAAGGTGTTCTGCATCCTTGGCTGAAGATTTTCCTTTTCAATGTATATTCCATTTGCAAGGACAAGTTGAATCTGTCCGGAAACATCTTCCGGATAAAACT encodes:
- a CDS encoding flavodoxin; its protein translation is METQNTLLYTVKLSKIKGWGKRPPVSYPIWWDEAPAMIATFLAENDFSGKTIIPFCTSASDDIDNSLHIFSELCPDAEIAEGLTANDLNDIEPWIQELGNLLT
- a CDS encoding TOTE conflict system archaeo-eukaryotic primase domain-containing protein; amino-acid sequence: MDNKDKIIREQREEIRLLNEEIKCLQLLLSQAGIPYGKGIQEKERPAALQKDSVMSETETVREQFIIPEMITQKHAQYFYSFFKGRKDVYSKRAGKPNPKTGKTGYYTQCWNYWKPGICPKYEKKKIKCADCPEQHYKELTGKVIMQHLIGAREDCSDVIGVYPMLPDETCNFLVFDFDNHDDTTNGDDYANTDELWREEVNALREICRIYGVGILTERSRSGKGAHIWMFFQEPVPARTARLFGTALLTKGAESVNQKSFRTYDRMLPAQDHMPVGGLGNLIALPLQGQALKKGNGAFIDQDWNVYPNQWQQLQNVKKLSKEFIDKKINEWAEDGVLGALSDLENMDKEENGEVSEDNVENLQKAALNGHSQQTASQKSGKKSKPWKKRKLQFYPEDVSGQIQLVLANGIYIEKENLQPRMQNTLRRMAAYSNPQYYKNHAMGFSNRDNPRIVACFEEFDDYIRIPRGLREILSEKLKEAGIPYEVSDERQKGKSICVDFSAELYPEQRKASEQMLRYENGILHAATAFGKTAVGAYLIAARKMNTLILVHNKEIMNNWVEDLQKFLDINEEPPEYTTPKGRVKRRKSVIGTRYAGHDSMTGIIDVVMISPLGKPGNIDTVVKDYGMVLIDECHHCASDTAEAVVKEVSARYVYGLTATPKRDDGQEQKIFMQIGPVRYRFSAKDKVKLQGIAHYVYPRFTRLINTTGQDWKINEAYAAVRGSDVRNRQIISDVEECLRQGRTPLVLTKFRDHADILLAMLRDKADHIFLLKGGRSRKENEQIRENMKNVPVNESMVLVAIGQYIGEGFNYPRLDTMMLTTPIAWQGNVEQYSGRLHRDYEGKRKVIIYDYVDAHIRVLDKMYYKRLRVYKKIGYEIVMNEAEKKQETNAIFDSESYTSVFERDVAQADTEIVISSPGIGVKGVHRILKTLEERHDSGVKITLLTLSADNYPQQRIEKTKGLITELIESGVTVLEKTGMHEHFALIDREIVWYGSVNLLSNAKEEDGLMRVKSREIAQELLEIGFLE